From Streptomyces sp. NBC_01426, a single genomic window includes:
- a CDS encoding alpha/beta fold hydrolase, which produces MTDLETRTLDATGATLGFDVRRPTTGNNTGNGTGNDTGTGKGGEAGESTGGEPRALLLVGSPMGADGFRTLASHFTDRTVVTYDPRGVGRSARTDGAAESSPEEHADDLRRVIEALGVGAVDVFASSGGAVNALTLVERHGDLVHTLIAHEPPLARVLPDREAALAACADIHRTYLREGTGPAMAKFFVLVSHQGPLPDDWTDRPAPSPADFGLPTEDDGSREDPLLGQNMRGCTAHRPDFTALRAAPTRIVVAAGKESGEQFPARAAAATAAGLRTPLALFPSDHGGFLGGEYGQHGAPEEFARTLREVLDTNG; this is translated from the coding sequence ATGACCGACCTTGAGACCAGGACCCTCGACGCGACCGGCGCCACCCTCGGCTTCGACGTGCGACGGCCCACCACCGGGAACAACACCGGGAACGGCACCGGGAACGACACCGGGACGGGGAAGGGCGGCGAGGCGGGCGAGAGCACGGGCGGGGAGCCGCGTGCGCTGCTGCTGGTGGGATCCCCGATGGGCGCCGACGGATTCCGGACCCTGGCCTCGCACTTCACCGACCGCACCGTGGTCACCTACGACCCTCGGGGCGTGGGTCGCAGCGCGCGCACCGACGGGGCCGCGGAGTCGAGCCCCGAGGAGCACGCCGACGACCTGCGCCGGGTCATCGAGGCCCTCGGCGTCGGAGCGGTGGACGTCTTCGCGAGCAGCGGCGGCGCGGTCAACGCGCTGACCCTGGTCGAACGACACGGCGACCTCGTACACACCCTCATCGCGCACGAGCCCCCGCTGGCCCGGGTGCTCCCGGACCGGGAAGCGGCGCTCGCCGCCTGCGCGGACATCCACCGGACGTACCTGCGCGAGGGAACGGGCCCGGCGATGGCGAAGTTCTTCGTACTGGTCTCCCACCAGGGCCCCCTCCCCGACGACTGGACCGACCGACCGGCGCCCTCCCCGGCCGACTTCGGGCTGCCGACCGAGGACGACGGCTCCCGCGAAGACCCCCTGCTGGGTCAGAACATGCGCGGTTGCACCGCCCACCGCCCCGACTTCACCGCGCTGCGCGCCGCCCCCACGCGCATCGTGGTGGCGGCGGGCAAGGAATCGGGGGAGCAGTTCCCCGCCCGCGCGGCGGCGGCGACCGCCGCCGGCCTGCGGACCCCGCTCGCGCTGTTCCCCAGCGATCACGGCGGTTTCCTGGGCGGCGAGTACGGGCAACACGGAGCGCCGGAGGAGTTCGCCCGGACCCTGCGGGAGGTACTCGACACCAACGGCTGA
- a CDS encoding sortase domain-containing protein, with the protein MPKCPALRAAPAVLAGATLAVLMTAPAAPASTSGPAAPPGRAVTAIQTAVLSIPAIGVSGLTVVPYQGTPDDAPGTRIQDQGAAASPHGPGGGVGPGDVGNYIVTGHRIVAGGPLRALPALPNGAAVHVTAGGVTYEYTITATRTTSFRSPGSMDAQRAAVPGSPGAVPSRAMITVTTCLTPEDEAAGNHWRDAQNNPEHRIDKIGVLTSTKP; encoded by the coding sequence ATGCCCAAGTGCCCAGCCTTGCGCGCCGCGCCGGCGGTCCTCGCCGGCGCCACCCTCGCCGTGCTGATGACGGCGCCGGCCGCGCCCGCTTCCACCTCCGGACCGGCGGCACCACCCGGCCGCGCCGTCACCGCCATCCAGACGGCCGTCCTGTCCATCCCCGCCATCGGCGTGTCCGGGCTCACGGTCGTCCCGTACCAGGGGACTCCCGACGACGCGCCCGGCACCCGGATCCAGGACCAGGGCGCGGCGGCTAGCCCCCACGGGCCCGGCGGCGGGGTCGGTCCCGGCGACGTGGGGAACTACATCGTCACGGGCCACCGCATCGTCGCGGGTGGGCCCCTGCGGGCGTTGCCGGCACTGCCGAACGGCGCGGCGGTCCACGTCACCGCCGGCGGCGTGACGTACGAGTACACCATCACCGCGACACGGACGACCTCGTTCCGGTCGCCGGGTTCCATGGACGCCCAACGGGCCGCGGTCCCCGGCTCCCCGGGCGCCGTGCCCAGCCGGGCGATGATCACCGTGACCACGTGCCTCACGCCCGAGGACGAAGCGGCGGGCAATCACTGGCGGGACGCGCAGAACAACCCGGAACACCGCATCGACAAGATCGGCGTCCTCACGTCCACCAAGCCCTGA
- a CDS encoding GNAT family N-acetyltransferase, protein MLFRSTTETDLDRVTAVTVDEPVGWIPADRYLEELKEGMYRPEWTWIAEDGDRMVARALWWGHATGEHPLALDCLYVDPSVPDRAAVAAGLITAGLRAFAEQGATTPPLYNLTLPTGWRQDPAVVAALEWRREAARAAGLTDQVERLRLEWTPEAGLPVSSGRLTFTEGSDEEFLDVFRRIAVGSLDGETRRNLASMGAEATAREEVDFYLGCPGERSWWRLARTPDGQVAGLALPSATPYNRNVGYLGVVPELRGQGYVDDVLAEITRVQVEAGAELITATTDTDNAPMAAAFARAGYRTTQTRMIYSVPEASQPASVGSPEAAVGSPAMSERSGAASAAAS, encoded by the coding sequence ATGTTGTTCCGTTCCACGACCGAGACCGACCTCGACCGCGTCACCGCCGTGACCGTCGACGAACCCGTCGGCTGGATCCCCGCCGACCGCTACCTCGAAGAGCTGAAGGAGGGCATGTACAGGCCGGAGTGGACCTGGATCGCCGAGGACGGCGACCGGATGGTGGCCCGCGCCCTGTGGTGGGGTCATGCGACCGGCGAGCACCCGCTGGCCCTGGACTGCCTGTACGTCGACCCCTCGGTCCCCGACCGCGCGGCGGTCGCGGCCGGGCTGATCACGGCGGGGCTGCGGGCCTTCGCCGAACAGGGCGCGACCACGCCCCCGCTGTACAACCTGACGCTGCCGACCGGGTGGCGCCAGGACCCGGCCGTCGTCGCCGCCCTGGAATGGCGGCGCGAGGCCGCCCGGGCGGCCGGGCTCACCGATCAGGTGGAACGGCTGCGCCTGGAGTGGACCCCCGAGGCCGGGCTCCCGGTCTCCAGCGGGCGTCTCACGTTCACCGAGGGCTCGGACGAGGAGTTCCTCGACGTGTTCCGGCGGATCGCGGTGGGCAGCCTGGACGGCGAGACGCGCCGGAACCTGGCGTCCATGGGAGCCGAGGCCACCGCCCGCGAGGAGGTGGACTTCTACCTCGGGTGTCCGGGCGAGCGTTCGTGGTGGCGTCTGGCGCGCACCCCCGACGGGCAGGTCGCCGGGCTGGCGCTCCCCTCGGCGACGCCGTACAACCGCAACGTCGGCTATCTGGGCGTCGTCCCCGAGCTGCGCGGACAGGGGTACGTCGATGACGTGCTCGCCGAGATCACCCGGGTACAGGTGGAGGCGGGCGCCGAGCTGATCACGGCCACCACGGACACCGACAACGCGCCGATGGCCGCCGCGTTCGCCCGGGCCGGCTACCGGACCACCCAGACCCGGATGATCTACTCGGTTCCGGAGGCCTCGCAGCCGGCGTCGGTGGGTTCGCCGGAGGCTGCGGTGGGTTCGCCGGCCATGTCGGAGCGTTCCGGGGCGGCGTCGGCCGCGGCCTCATGA
- a CDS encoding alpha/beta hydrolase, whose protein sequence is MPQPTPQSTSHAAPQLAPRPAALRPALLVACARRVLAAAAAVVALVVVFLALIVLTDGAASGLVAWSATLAVAVAAALRRGRRRAWRARCVPFLPVVVAAVLTASVCVPTVATARRVPAALPFVAVQHWTLSTGSRVAVYHYPPANSAIRRPVPLVYLHGGPVRGISTLDHRFLRLLARQGYDVHAYEQAGGGRSDLLPMDQYSISRSVRDLDAFLGRLGKGGVDVLGFSSGAVVLTRALADPNVAPRVHRAVIAEPGPMDGPTARLTGHRGLPSARDTAPPVTGPRSTRLPRYATAFGLMRLGLLGPDSALVGQAEGVNAFTAADLGSDTASAYCARDAHRIPEEDTARTFSFSPAASLRVQQTIKDSPSIAPQLRRSRTPAMLMIAACSSQLREWATAILADTPGIRRTQYMPGVGHHMWNGLDDNDQRAAAVIDAFLQDEPAPLPNHPTRDDIPDFLRDFAGDR, encoded by the coding sequence ATGCCACAGCCCACCCCACAGTCCACATCGCACGCTGCCCCGCAGCTCGCCCCCCGCCCCGCCGCGTTACGCCCCGCCCTCCTCGTCGCCTGCGCCCGTCGCGTGCTCGCGGCAGCCGCCGCCGTCGTGGCCCTGGTGGTCGTCTTCCTGGCGCTGATCGTCCTCACCGACGGGGCGGCCTCGGGGCTCGTCGCGTGGTCGGCCACCCTGGCCGTCGCGGTCGCCGCCGCCCTGCGGCGCGGGCGTCGCCGCGCCTGGCGGGCCCGGTGCGTACCGTTCCTGCCCGTGGTCGTCGCGGCGGTGCTGACGGCGTCCGTGTGCGTTCCGACCGTGGCGACGGCGCGACGCGTACCGGCGGCGCTGCCGTTCGTGGCCGTGCAGCACTGGACGCTGAGCACGGGCAGCCGGGTCGCGGTCTACCACTACCCGCCCGCGAACTCCGCCATCCGACGACCCGTGCCGCTCGTGTACCTCCACGGCGGACCCGTGCGCGGCATCTCCACGCTCGACCACCGGTTCCTGCGACTACTGGCCCGCCAGGGCTACGACGTCCACGCCTACGAGCAGGCCGGCGGCGGACGGAGCGATCTGCTCCCCATGGACCAGTACTCCATCTCCAGGTCGGTCCGCGACCTCGACGCCTTCCTCGGCCGGCTCGGCAAGGGCGGCGTCGACGTCCTGGGATTCTCTTCGGGCGCCGTCGTACTCACCCGCGCCCTGGCCGACCCGAACGTCGCCCCGCGCGTCCACCGCGCCGTCATCGCGGAGCCCGGCCCGATGGACGGCCCCACCGCGCGCCTCACGGGGCACCGGGGCCTGCCGTCCGCGCGCGACACCGCACCGCCCGTGACCGGACCACGCTCGACGCGCCTCCCGCGCTACGCGACCGCGTTCGGACTGATGCGGCTCGGGCTCCTCGGCCCCGACAGCGCCCTGGTGGGCCAGGCCGAGGGCGTCAACGCGTTCACCGCCGCCGACCTCGGCAGCGACACCGCCTCCGCGTACTGCGCCCGCGACGCGCACCGCATCCCCGAGGAGGACACCGCGCGCACCTTCTCCTTCAGCCCGGCCGCAAGCCTCCGCGTCCAGCAGACGATCAAGGACTCACCCTCCATCGCCCCGCAACTGAGGCGCTCCCGCACCCCCGCGATGCTGATGATCGCCGCGTGCTCCTCCCAACTCCGGGAGTGGGCGACCGCGATCCTGGCCGACACCCCGGGCATCCGACGCACCCAGTACATGCCCGGCGTCGGCCACCACATGTGGAACGGTCTCGACGACAACGACCAACGGGCCGCCGCCGTCATCGACGCCTTCCTCCAGGACGAACCGGCACCCCTGCCCAACCACCCGACCCGCGACGACATCCCCGACTTCCTCAGGGACTTCGCGGGAGACCGATGA
- a CDS encoding helix-turn-helix transcriptional regulator encodes MRGRNAERERIEQLLVDARQGKSGALLLHGDAGIGKTALLDHAADRADGTRVLRVEGIESEMELAFGGLHQLFLPVLDLVDGLPQPQAAALRAVFGLTADGVRDPFTVSLAVLTMLSEAASGGPLLCLVDDAQWLDQPSVDMLTFAARRLRAEGVVMLFAVRDGAPGAAVKGLPRLHVEGLERADAAELLPGLPPYVADRIIEEARGNPLALIELSAALTPAQRAGRLGPLALPEEGAGLPSRIQDGFLEQIRRLPEAAQAVLLVAAADDSGDLTVVLRAAQPLGAAVEDLEPAERAGFVRVSGTVVRFRHPLVRYAAYQGAPLARRIAAHRALARALGDAGQAHRRAWHLAAASTGPDERVAEELERVAEWAGSRQAMASASAAYERAAQLTADPGPRARRLVRAAQRAADAGQDERCGALADEVPLPLDDPGVAADFARARAVVELGFRSPETAARILLDSADLTGTDRPDTVASLLTDAVHAAFSAGDATLIEEIASRAPDLPVLAVPARLFGGDVPGALDALRALAQDCRDPDTGVMDRLMTGIHCQLTGDHAAAREAAAGAVAHCREQGIGGWLPTTLHLLAQTELALGRHEEASAHAAEGLRLAEYHDLAHRAAHLRAALAMTAAVRGDEEQGRALAAEALAYTRPRGVGRGTADALWALGVLELGLGRAEAALESLESALHPLNSAPEPQNCAPQSLEPARSLKSAPEPLNSTPQRLDSAPHKAAGPLLCLPLLADLVEAAGRAGRPERAKEPARLLGEWATALGQPALSALARRCQALTGPDRTAEEHFTAALALHENGSDYDRARTALLYGEWLRRLRRQIDARDQLRAALEAFERLGARPWAGRARAELGAAGGETGLTTREDGPISLLSPQEREVVRLAAAGASNREIAAQLFLSPRTVGHHLYRAFPKLGVGSRTELAALLAPVHDS; translated from the coding sequence GTGCGGGGGCGGAACGCGGAACGGGAACGGATCGAGCAGTTGCTCGTCGACGCGCGTCAGGGCAAGAGCGGCGCCCTGCTGCTGCACGGCGACGCCGGGATCGGCAAGACCGCGCTGCTCGACCACGCCGCCGACCGGGCGGACGGGACGCGCGTCCTGCGCGTGGAGGGCATCGAGTCGGAGATGGAACTGGCCTTCGGCGGCCTCCACCAGTTGTTCCTGCCCGTACTGGACCTCGTCGACGGCCTGCCGCAACCGCAGGCCGCAGCCCTGCGAGCCGTCTTCGGGCTGACCGCCGACGGGGTCCGCGACCCCTTCACCGTCAGCCTCGCGGTACTCACGATGCTGTCGGAGGCCGCGTCCGGCGGCCCGCTGCTGTGCCTGGTCGACGACGCGCAGTGGCTCGACCAGCCGTCGGTGGACATGCTGACGTTCGCCGCACGCCGACTGCGGGCGGAGGGCGTCGTGATGCTGTTCGCGGTCCGCGACGGGGCGCCCGGCGCCGCCGTGAAGGGACTGCCCCGGCTGCACGTCGAAGGTCTCGAACGCGCGGACGCCGCCGAGTTGTTGCCGGGACTGCCGCCGTACGTGGCGGACCGGATCATCGAGGAGGCCCGCGGCAACCCGCTCGCCCTCATCGAGCTGTCGGCCGCGCTCACCCCGGCCCAGCGCGCCGGACGGCTGGGCCCGTTGGCGCTCCCCGAGGAGGGCGCCGGACTGCCGAGCCGGATCCAGGACGGCTTCCTGGAGCAGATCCGAAGGCTTCCCGAAGCCGCGCAGGCGGTCCTGCTGGTGGCCGCCGCCGACGACTCCGGGGATCTCACCGTGGTACTGCGGGCCGCTCAACCGCTCGGCGCGGCGGTCGAGGACCTCGAACCCGCCGAGCGCGCCGGGTTCGTGCGCGTGTCCGGGACGGTGGTGCGCTTCCGCCATCCGCTGGTGCGGTACGCCGCCTACCAGGGCGCCCCGCTCGCCCGGCGCATCGCGGCCCACCGGGCGTTGGCGCGGGCGCTGGGCGACGCCGGCCAGGCGCACCGGCGTGCCTGGCATCTGGCCGCCGCGTCCACGGGCCCCGACGAGCGGGTCGCCGAGGAACTGGAACGGGTCGCAGAGTGGGCCGGGAGCCGACAGGCGATGGCGTCCGCGTCCGCGGCCTACGAGCGGGCCGCCCAGCTCACCGCGGATCCCGGTCCCCGTGCGCGCCGCCTGGTCCGGGCGGCCCAGCGGGCTGCCGACGCCGGACAGGACGAGCGGTGCGGCGCGCTCGCCGACGAGGTACCGCTGCCGCTGGACGACCCCGGCGTGGCGGCGGACTTCGCGCGCGCCCGGGCGGTCGTCGAACTCGGCTTCCGCAGCCCGGAGACGGCCGCCCGGATCCTGCTCGACAGCGCGGACCTGACCGGTACCGACCGCCCGGACACCGTCGCCTCGCTGCTGACCGACGCGGTGCACGCCGCCTTCTCCGCGGGCGACGCGACGCTGATCGAGGAGATCGCGTCCCGCGCACCGGACCTGCCGGTACTGGCCGTGCCCGCCCGGCTGTTCGGCGGTGACGTACCCGGCGCGCTCGACGCGCTGCGCGCGCTCGCCCAGGACTGCCGGGACCCGGACACCGGCGTCATGGACCGGCTGATGACCGGGATCCACTGTCAGCTGACCGGCGACCACGCGGCCGCGCGGGAGGCCGCCGCCGGAGCCGTCGCCCACTGCCGGGAGCAGGGCATCGGCGGATGGCTGCCCACCACGCTCCACCTGCTGGCGCAGACGGAACTGGCGCTCGGCCGCCACGAGGAGGCGTCCGCGCACGCCGCGGAGGGGCTGCGGCTCGCCGAGTACCACGACCTGGCCCACCGGGCCGCCCACCTGCGGGCCGCGCTGGCGATGACGGCGGCCGTACGGGGCGACGAGGAACAGGGCCGCGCCCTGGCCGCCGAGGCGTTGGCGTACACGCGACCGCGCGGGGTGGGGCGGGGCACGGCGGACGCCCTGTGGGCGCTGGGCGTGCTCGAACTCGGCCTGGGACGGGCGGAGGCGGCGCTGGAATCCCTGGAATCGGCGCTGCACCCCCTGAACTCCGCACCGGAACCACAGAACTGCGCGCCGCAATCACTGGAGCCCGCACGGTCGCTGAAGTCCGCACCGGAACCCCTGAACTCCACCCCGCAGCGACTCGATTCGGCGCCGCACAAGGCCGCCGGTCCGCTGCTCTGCCTGCCCCTGCTGGCGGACCTCGTCGAGGCGGCCGGACGTGCCGGGCGACCGGAGCGGGCGAAGGAACCGGCCCGGTTGCTCGGGGAATGGGCCACCGCCCTGGGCCAGCCGGCCCTGTCCGCGCTGGCCCGCCGCTGCCAGGCGCTGACCGGCCCCGACCGCACGGCCGAGGAACACTTCACCGCGGCGCTGGCCCTCCACGAGAACGGCAGCGACTACGACCGGGCCCGCACCGCGCTGCTCTACGGGGAATGGCTGCGCCGGCTGCGACGCCAGATCGACGCCCGCGACCAACTGCGCGCCGCGCTGGAGGCCTTCGAACGGCTCGGCGCCCGCCCCTGGGCCGGCCGGGCCCGGGCGGAGCTGGGAGCCGCGGGCGGGGAGACCGGGCTGACCACCCGCGAGGACGGCCCGATCAGCCTGCTGAGCCCGCAGGAACGCGAGGTCGTCCGGCTGGCGGCGGCCGGCGCGAGCAACCGGGAGATCGCCGCGCAACTGTTCCTGAGCCCCCGCACGGTCGGGCACCACCTCTACCGCGCGTTCCCCAAACTCGGCGTCGGCTCCCGCACCGAACTGGCCGCGCTGCTCGCCCCGGTACACGACTCATGA
- a CDS encoding TetR/AcrR family transcriptional regulator encodes MGRPRTNDAAVKERLVACATEMFATRPRESVTVRALAAAAGTSTAAVYTLFDGKDALIGEVRDRAVAGLFRDLSAVPTSDDVLADLYALAAAYRRWGAEHRHLYTVLLGGAQSFDPSGAVGTRDPVRPLVAAIDRAVADSVLDGEATLIAVSLWVTLHGLVTLELAGALDAATAESAFASTVRAALRGWATPEAFGGLRRGDPA; translated from the coding sequence GTGGGTAGGCCGAGAACGAACGACGCCGCGGTCAAAGAGCGGCTTGTGGCATGCGCGACCGAGATGTTCGCCACCCGTCCGCGGGAGTCGGTCACGGTCCGCGCCCTGGCCGCCGCCGCCGGAACGTCGACGGCGGCGGTGTACACGCTGTTCGACGGCAAGGACGCGCTGATCGGCGAGGTGCGCGACCGGGCGGTCGCCGGCCTGTTCCGGGACCTGTCGGCGGTACCGACCTCCGACGACGTCCTCGCCGACCTCTACGCGCTGGCCGCCGCGTACCGGCGCTGGGGCGCCGAACACCGCCATCTGTACACGGTCCTGTTGGGCGGAGCACAGTCCTTCGACCCGTCGGGGGCGGTGGGCACCCGCGACCCGGTACGGCCGCTGGTCGCGGCGATCGACCGCGCGGTGGCGGACTCCGTCCTCGACGGCGAGGCGACCCTGATCGCCGTCTCGCTGTGGGTGACCCTGCACGGGCTCGTCACGCTCGAGCTCGCCGGAGCCCTCGACGCCGCCACGGCCGAGAGCGCCTTCGCGTCCACGGTGCGGGCGGCGCTGCGCGGCTGGGCGACCCCCGAGGCGTTCGGCGGGCTCCGGCGCGGCGACCCCGCATGA